Below is a window of Arcobacter sp. CECT 8986 DNA.
AAACTCAATAAATTCAAAAAGTAAAGCTTATGAGAATAGCTATTTTTGGTTTTATGATTATGCAAATAAATATGTTTATAACTACTATAATCAAGGTCATAAAATAGATGAGAAAAATCTATTAAAACAAGATAGAATAAATTTCTTGAAGTATAAGAATTTAAAAGCCAAATATGATAATGTATATAACTTTAATAAGTATCAATTTTTAGTTTCTGTAAAAAGTTTTGAGATTTATACAGATATTTCAAAGATAAAAAAAGAGTACCACACAAAACTTATAATTTATATATTTATAATTCTTTCTATTTCAATTTTTATGATATTTATGACAACTGCTTTTGCAAGGTTTGTAAATACTTTATTTAATAGATATAACAGAAGATTAGAGACAAGAAACTCATTATATAAAAAGTGGAAAGAGAGATATGAGTTAGCAATTATTGCTTCAAATGATGGTTTATGGGATATTGATTTAGATACTAAGAAAATTTTCTTTTCTAATAAGTGGTTAGATATGTTTGGATATACAAGAGGAGAGATTCAAACATTTGATGATTGGTTAAATCTAATTCATACTGAAGATAGAAGAAAAGTTACTTACAAGTTCAATGAACATCTAAATGGTAAAACAGAACATTTTTTATGTGAGTATAGAATTAGAAATACAGATAATCATTATAAGTGGATATTTGTTCGAGGTAAAGCTTTCAAAAACAATAAAAAATCAAATAGAATGTTGATGATGTCTATGGATGTTGACCAAAAAAAACGTTTAGCAGATGAATTGAATAATGTTGAAGTTCTAGTTGAGATGGGAAGAATTGTTATTTTTAAGTGGAATAATGATGAAAATCTAAGTGTTGATTATGTATCAAAAAGTATTAACTCTTATGGATATGAAATAGATGAGTTTATGAATAGTATAAACTACTTAGATATTGTATATGAAGAGGATATTGAGTCTTTAAAAGAAGAGATAAAAGAAGCAATAGAAAACGATGATAAGTTCTTTGTGAAAGTATATAGAGTAAAAGATAAAGATGGTTCTTTAAGATGGGTATTTAATAGAACTATTTTATTAAAAGACCACTTTGGAAAAGTAACACATTTATATGGATATATAAATGATATAACAAGAATGAAGTTAACAGAAGAAGAGTTAAAGCAAAAAATTGAAGATGAAGTTGAAAAGAATGTTCAAAAAGATAGAATGTTAGCTCATCAAAATAAACTTGCTTCTATGGGTGAAGTATTAGGAAGTATTGCTCATCAATGGAGACAACCTCTAAATAATATAAATCTTCTAGTTCATTTTATTAGAGATAATTATGGTAACTTTACACAAGAAGAGTTAAATGAATCTATCAAAAGTGCAAAAATACAAATAGATTATATGTCTCAAACAATTGATGACTTTAGAAATTTTTATAAACCGACAAAAGAAAAAGAGAATTTTGATTTAAAAAAATCAATTGAGAGTTGTATAAAAATAGTAAAAGGTCAGATTGAAAAAGCAGGACTAAAAGTAAATATCGTTGGTCCAAATACTCAAATATATGGCTTTCAAAATGAGTTCCAACAAGTAGTTGTAAATATACTAAATAATGCTAGTGAAGCTGCAATAATAAAACTAAAAGAAGAAAAGTTCTCACCTTTAATAGATATTGAAATAGCAAATCAATCTGATAGTGTTACAATAGCTTTAAGTAATAATTGTGGTGAAGTTGATTATGAGATTTTAGAAAGAATGTTTGAGCCTTATTTTACAACTAAGTTTGAAAATCAAGGAACAGGTATTGGACTTTATATGGCCAAAACAATTATTGAAAAAAATATGAATGGACAGATAAACGTAAAAAATATCAATAATGGTGTTAAATTTACAATTATTTTACCAATTTAAAGAGCAAATTTGCTATTATAAACTTAATTTAGAGATATATTAGGATGAGATGATATGCAAAATATGAATACACGAGTTCTTTTAGTTGAAGATGAAGAATTAGCTAGAAAGACTCTATCTTTTTATTTAAATACAATTTTTGATGAGGTTGTTGTTGCTTGTGATGGAGAAGAGGGCAGTGATAAATTTAAAGAAAATTATGCTTTAAATAAATCATTTGACTTAGTTCTTACAGATATTAAAATGCCAAATAAAAATGGTATTGAGATGATTGATGATATTTTAACTTTAGTTCCAAATCAAAGATTTATAATTGTAAGTGCTCATAAAAATGAAGATGATTTACTAAAACTAATAAATCTTAGAGTTCTTGGATATTTTGTTAAGCCATTAAATATTGATAATATGATGGAGATGCTTCAAAAAGCAAAGAGTGAAGTCTTAGCAGATAAAAATGAGACACAAGAAGATGACTTAATCACAATCAATAAAACATACACATATAATAAAATAAACGCAAAATTATATAATCAAGAAAAAATAGTTAAGTTATCAAAAAAAGAATCAGATATTTTAACTGTATTAATAGATAGATTTGGTGAAGTTGTTTCAGTAGAAACATTTAAAAAATTAGTATGGAATGATATAAACACAAATGATTCTGCTTTTAGAACAGTAATGAAAAGATTAAAAGATAAAGTTAAAGAAGATGATTTTATCGTTTCTCACAAAGGTTATGGATATATAATCGAAAAACCTTTTATTAAATAAAAAGCGCAATTTGCGCTTTTTACTCTTATAAGTCTACTTCATATTTTGAAGTATTATTTGCTTTTAGTTTAGCTTTTTGGAATATGTATAATAGTACAAACAGACCAATACCTATTAAGTATGATAAATGATATGTTGGTAAGAATACATGTTTTGCCATAAGTTCTGGTAAGAACATAAATGGAACAACTACTAAGAATAACAATCTTTCAATAATATTTGTCCATGTGATGAAATAACCTTGTGTGAAACAAGAGAATGCCATCATACCAATAAATGCAGTTACAAATATCTCTGCAATTCTAAATGGGTTTGTAATCCAAATCCAACCATGAGGATCTCCAGGATTAAATGAATCAACACCAGCAATTAATAATAAATCTGGATTAAAGAAGAACATAAATGGTAAAATCGCTGTTCTAATATCATATTTAAATCCTTGGATACCTGTTTTAATTGGGTCAGCTTTTGCAATACCTGCTGCTGCATATGCTGCTAGACCAACAGGAGGAGTATCATCAGCTAAGATACCAAAATAGAAAACAAATAAGTGTGCTGCAATTGATGGAATTAAATATCCATTATCTTGGGCAAGTGTTAAAATTACAGGCGCTGTTAATGATGCCATTACAATATAGTTTGCAGTTGTTGGTAATCCCATACCTAGAATTAATGAAACAAATGCCGCAAGTAATAAAATAACAAAAATATTTCCACCTGAAATAGTCTCAATTACTTCTAATAGTACTTGACCAAGACCTGTTAATGTAATTGAACCAACAACAATACCAGCAAGTGCAGTTGCAATTGCAATAGGAACCATATTTTTAGCACCACTAATAAATCCAGCTAAAATATCAACAAATCCACTAGCCCATACTTCTTTAGTGATTTTTTGTTTATAAATTAATGCTCTAAATGGGTGTTGAACAATCATTAGTACCATTAATAAAGAAACAGCATTAAATGCAGCACTAGCAGCACTCTCTCTTAATATCATTAATGTATAAAGCAAGAAAATAATCGGAATTAAATAGTGAATACCTCTAATAAAAGTTTGAAACTTAGGAGGTAAATCCTCTTTATTTGCACCTTTTAAACCAAGTTTTAATGCTTCTAAGTGAACTATATAAAATAGTGCAAAATAAGAAACAAAAGCAGGAATAAATGCTGCATAAATTACATCTGTATAACTAAGTGCTAAAAACTCTGCAATAATGAACGCAGCTGCACCCATTACAGGAGGCATTAATTGTCCATTTGTTGACGCTGCAACTTCAACTGCACCAGCTTGTTCTGGTCTAAATCCAGTTTTTTTCATCAATGGAATTGTAAATGTACCAGTTGTTACTGTATTTGCAATTGAAGAACCACTCATAATACCAGTAAATCCAGATGCAACAACAGAAGCTTTTGCTGGACCACCTCTAAATCTACCAAGTAGTGCAAACGCTAAGTTAATAAAGTATTCACCAGCACCTGCTTTATCAAGAAGTGAACCAAAAAGTACGAATAAAAATACAAAACCAGTTGATACACCTAATGGTACACCAAATATACCTTCAGTTGTTAAAAACATATGTCCTGCAAGTTTATTTAAACTAGCACCTTTATGGATAATTAGTTCTGGCATATATGGTCCTAAAACGTCATATGCTAAGAAAACTATTGCAATTATACTAAGTGCAAATCCTAAAACTCTTCTACCAGCTTCTAGTAATATTACTATACCTAATAGTGCCACATAAATATCAACTGTTGTATAATCACCAGGTCTTAATGCTAAATCATTATAGAAAAATGCTATATAACCTGCTGTACACAATCCAAGTGTTGCAAAAGTATATCCAAACCATCTAATCTTTCTTAGGAAATACTCTTTTTTAAACATTGGATATATCAAAAATGAAAGCACTAATGCAAATGTTAAGTGAATAGATCTTGAAATATTTGAGTTTACTGGTTCAATTACAATATATAATTGAAATAGTGTCCAACATAATGCAATTGCTGAAATAAGCCAGAATTCATAGTGTTCTCTACCAAAAACTCTTTGCCCTTCCAAATCATTTACAATATTTTCTGTTTCATTGGCTTGTTCGACTTCAAGTTCGTCAAGCGTATGATGTTTATCACGTTCTATCATATTTATACCTTATAAATTTGAGATTGTCATACTTCATGTAAGTATGAAGAAATTAGATGAAATATAACAATACAGTTTCGAAAGCGTAAAGCTTTCGAAAAGTTGTATTATAAAATACCTGCTTCTTTGAAGTATTTTTTAGCACCTTCATGTAAAGGAGCACTTAAACCATCTAGTAATGATTTTTTAGTAATGTTTGAATATGCTGGGTGTAGTTTTTTGAAAGTATCAAAGTTTTCTAAAATAGCTTTTACTACAGTATATACAGCTTTTTCACTTACGTCATCACTTGTTACAAGAACAGCTTTTACACCAAATGTAGGAGTTGGTTTATCATTACCTTTATACATTCCACCTGGTACATTAGCTTTTGCAAAGTATGGGTGAGTTTTGATTAATTCATCAACATTTTTACCTTCTAAAGGTACAATTTTTACATCAACAGAGTTTGAAGCATCTTTGATGTTTGCAGTTGGATGTCCAACCATATAAAAATACGCATCAATTTTGTTATCTCTTAATGCATCAGGCATTTCAGAAGCTTTTAAAGCACCAGCTAGTGCTAAATCAGATTTTTTAATATTACTATATTTGAATAAATCT
It encodes the following:
- a CDS encoding TAXI family TRAP transporter solute-binding subunit, whose protein sequence is MKKLATAALLGALTLPAFAAEFITIGTGGVTGTYYPTGGAICRLVNQYKKETKIRCSVESTGGSVYNINTIKNGELDFGIAQSDVVYQASKGTGKYKGEPVKKLKSVMAIYPELLTLVARKDANINKLLDIKGKRVNLGNPGSGNEATALDLFKYSNIKKSDLALAGALKASEMPDALRDNKIDAYFYMVGHPTANIKDASNSVDVKIVPLEGKNVDELIKTHPYFAKANVPGGMYKGNDKPTPTFGVKAVLVTSDDVSEKAVYTVVKAILENFDTFKKLHPAYSNITKKSLLDGLSAPLHEGAKKYFKEAGIL
- a CDS encoding PAS domain-containing sensor histidine kinase, encoding MLFSKKKFNNLSDIKKHIIITPLLFVLLVATFSTIIVYLVLDYKKSNQIELLIQKDKYRTKTILKSYVNDIKYNSNANFDSIEDNLNRSVFEIIGHMNALDTNNHKVQFTDIKNVLNKLEKSRNIEFVVFNYKTYEILKGNSVVQHLQELTNSKMKNDYFKTYMLRNIIYMGDENLIYWLDNERKKIRLSYSKKVAFKNWVIVAFSKVDDMEALTRKAILNSINSKSKAYENSYFWFYDYANKYVYNYYNQGHKIDEKNLLKQDRINFLKYKNLKAKYDNVYNFNKYQFLVSVKSFEIYTDISKIKKEYHTKLIIYIFIILSISIFMIFMTTAFARFVNTLFNRYNRRLETRNSLYKKWKERYELAIIASNDGLWDIDLDTKKIFFSNKWLDMFGYTRGEIQTFDDWLNLIHTEDRRKVTYKFNEHLNGKTEHFLCEYRIRNTDNHYKWIFVRGKAFKNNKKSNRMLMMSMDVDQKKRLADELNNVEVLVEMGRIVIFKWNNDENLSVDYVSKSINSYGYEIDEFMNSINYLDIVYEEDIESLKEEIKEAIENDDKFFVKVYRVKDKDGSLRWVFNRTILLKDHFGKVTHLYGYINDITRMKLTEEELKQKIEDEVEKNVQKDRMLAHQNKLASMGEVLGSIAHQWRQPLNNINLLVHFIRDNYGNFTQEELNESIKSAKIQIDYMSQTIDDFRNFYKPTKEKENFDLKKSIESCIKIVKGQIEKAGLKVNIVGPNTQIYGFQNEFQQVVVNILNNASEAAIIKLKEEKFSPLIDIEIANQSDSVTIALSNNCGEVDYEILERMFEPYFTTKFENQGTGIGLYMAKTIIEKNMNGQINVKNINNGVKFTIILPI
- a CDS encoding TRAP transporter permease, yielding MIERDKHHTLDELEVEQANETENIVNDLEGQRVFGREHYEFWLISAIALCWTLFQLYIVIEPVNSNISRSIHLTFALVLSFLIYPMFKKEYFLRKIRWFGYTFATLGLCTAGYIAFFYNDLALRPGDYTTVDIYVALLGIVILLEAGRRVLGFALSIIAIVFLAYDVLGPYMPELIIHKGASLNKLAGHMFLTTEGIFGVPLGVSTGFVFLFVLFGSLLDKAGAGEYFINLAFALLGRFRGGPAKASVVASGFTGIMSGSSIANTVTTGTFTIPLMKKTGFRPEQAGAVEVAASTNGQLMPPVMGAAAFIIAEFLALSYTDVIYAAFIPAFVSYFALFYIVHLEALKLGLKGANKEDLPPKFQTFIRGIHYLIPIIFLLYTLMILRESAASAAFNAVSLLMVLMIVQHPFRALIYKQKITKEVWASGFVDILAGFISGAKNMVPIAIATALAGIVVGSITLTGLGQVLLEVIETISGGNIFVILLLAAFVSLILGMGLPTTANYIVMASLTAPVILTLAQDNGYLIPSIAAHLFVFYFGILADDTPPVGLAAYAAAGIAKADPIKTGIQGFKYDIRTAILPFMFFFNPDLLLIAGVDSFNPGDPHGWIWITNPFRIAEIFVTAFIGMMAFSCFTQGYFITWTNIIERLLFLVVVPFMFLPELMAKHVFLPTYHLSYLIGIGLFVLLYIFQKAKLKANNTSKYEVDL
- a CDS encoding response regulator transcription factor, encoding MQNMNTRVLLVEDEELARKTLSFYLNTIFDEVVVACDGEEGSDKFKENYALNKSFDLVLTDIKMPNKNGIEMIDDILTLVPNQRFIIVSAHKNEDDLLKLINLRVLGYFVKPLNIDNMMEMLQKAKSEVLADKNETQEDDLITINKTYTYNKINAKLYNQEKIVKLSKKESDILTVLIDRFGEVVSVETFKKLVWNDINTNDSAFRTVMKRLKDKVKEDDFIVSHKGYGYIIEKPFIK